The segment GGGGATCGCGTACGGCTCCTCGGGAACGTGGGCCGTCGCACGCGGATTGGGGGTCATCCAGCCGAGGCCCATGATCCCCTTGTGGAACATGTAGACGACGGGGTTGTCGTCCCGGATCGCGGAGATCATCAGGCCCTTCGCGTCGTATGGCGTGGAGGGTACGACGACCTTCATGCCGGGCAGATGGGCGAACGTCCCATAGAGCGTCTGCGAGTGCTGGGCACCGTCGCCGTAGCCACCGCCGATCGCCGTCGTCACGACGATGGGGACCTTGACGTTCCCGCCGGACTCGTAGTGGATCTTCGCCATGTGGTTGTAGATCTGGTCCATGCAGACGCCGAAGAAGTCGACGAACATGAGCTCGGCGATCGGCCGCATGCCCGAGATCGCGGCGCCGACCGCCGCCCCGATGAACGCCGTCTCCGAGATCGGCGTGTCCATCACCCGCTCGGGTCCGAACTTGGCGAGCAGGCCCTCGGTCGCCCCGAAGATCCCTCCGTACGTGCCGATGTCCTCGCCCATGACGAAGACGCTCGGATCGCGCTCCATCTCCTGGGCGATCCCTTCCGAGATCGCCCTGGACGTCGTCAGCAGGCGCTTCGTTTCGATTGCCATCAAGTGACCTCTTCTCTGCTCACGCGAAGACGTGCTGGAGCGCCGCCGACGGCTCCGGATACGGGCTCGAGCGGGCGAAGTCGATCGCGTCGTCGACCTCCGTCCGGGCTCGCTCCCAGGCGTCCTGCGCGTCCTTCGCGGTCAGGTCGGCGGACTCGATCAGGCGTCGCTCGAACGCCCGGATCGCGTCGCGTTCCTGGAGCAGCGCAAGTTCCTGCGGCGTCCGGTAGGCCTGTGCGTCGCCTTCGAAGTGACCGAACAGGCGGTCCGTCTTGACCTCGATGAGCGATGGGCCACCGCCGCGCCGGGCACGGCTGACCGCTTCGCCGGCTGCCTCGTAGATCGCGACCGGGTCGTTGTCCGGGACGAGGACGCCCGGGATGCCGTAGGCAGCCGCCCGATCGCTGTTGTTGGCGATGGCGGTCGCCTTGTCCTTCGGGACGCTGATCGCCCAGGCATTGTCTTCGCACACGAACACGACCCCGAGCCGCCACAGGGCCGCAAGGTTCAGCGACTCATGGAAGGCTCCCTGGTTGGCGGCACCTTCGCCGAAGAACGAGACTGCGATATCGTCCCGTCCCTGCTTCTTGAACGCGAGGGCGTGACCGACAGCCGTCGGCATCCCTTCGGCGATGATCCCACTGCAGCCGAAGTTCGTCGCCGGATCGAACAGGTGCATATGGCCACCCTTGCCATGGCCAAGGCCGGTCTCCTTTCCGAAGATCTCGGCCGCGAGTTTCCTGATGTCCATGCCATGGGCAAGGGCGATGTGATGTGGCCGATGGGTGGCGGTGACCGCGTCGCTCGGTCGCAGGTGGGCGGCGACTCCTACCGCGACCGGCTCCTGGCCGGCCGCCAGGTGCATCTCGCCCGGGACGGTCCCGGCCGCGATGTCGAAAGCCGGTGTCTTCCCCTCGAAGTAGACCTTCTGGATCGTCTCCTCGAAGAGTCGGATCCGGACGAGCTGGTAGTGCATGTCGCGCAGTGTCTTGTTGTCAGGCATCGCTTGGCCTCCATGGTCAGGTCGGATCGCTGGCTCGGTTGCGTGTTCTCAGGGCTCACCTCCTTTCCGCGAGTCAGCCGCTCGCGTGCCAGGCCGACTTGCCGTATCGGCTCCAGAGAACGTCGGCGGCGACGGCCAATTCGGCCGCCCGCAGACCGTCACGCGTGACCGGGCGCTCCGATGGGTCGCCTGCAGCTGCCCTGAATGCGTCGATGACGACGTCGTCGATGGCCCGCAGATCGGATCGTGCGGAGGACGCCCCGGGGGCTGTCGCCCGGTCGAGTTCGCGGGCGAGGGACGTGACCGGCGCTCGCTCGCTCTTCGTCAGCCGCCATCGACGGTTCCCCGGGTCTCCGGGTCCGGCCAGGACTCGCTCCAGCGTCACGAGGTCGGCATCGACGAGGAGGGTCGTGTGGACGAGGACGGTCCGACCGCCGACCCAGGCGGCGACCCCCCCGAGCTTCCGGCCCCCGACGAAGAGCCCGCGCGGGGCCACGCCGGCCGGGATCCCCAGAGTCCGAACGGCCGTCGCCAGCGGCTCGAGGACGGCGCCATATAGCCCCTGGAGGCCGGCGCCGAGCCGGCGTTCGACGAGTGGATGGTCGCGCGGTGCCACCAGGCTGACGTTGAGATTGCCGGCGTCATGATAGACGGCCCCGCCTCCGGTGAATCGGCGATACACCGGTACGCCGAGCCGGTGGGCAGCTCCCAGGTCCACCTCCGCGTCGGCCACCTGAAAGCGGCCCAGGATGACGCACCGGTCATTGCGCCAAAACCGGAGCGCGGGCTCCGGGCCGGCCGCGCGGGCAAGAGCCTCGTCGACGGCAAGGTTGCACCTCGGCTCGCGCCGGCCGTCATCAGCGATGAACCGGAGCGGCGCGTCCGTCATCCGTTTGCGTCCGTTCCAACGAACGCACCGCGACGGGCCGCCGCCTGAAGCAGGCCGTGCGCATCGAGAACCCGCGGACCGCCGGCCGCCAGGCTGACGCGCGCGATCACCCCCGGCTCCAGGACCACCTCGCGCTCGCCGTCGAACGCCAGCGTCAGCCGTCCGTCCTCGTCGCTCGAAGTGGCACGCCGGTCGCCGGGTGCGGGTCGTCCACCGGCCGGAGTCGACTCGCCGAGCCCGACCGACTCGCCGAGCGCAAGCACCCGCCAGTCGCGGATGCCGACCGGAACAAGCTGGCCCGGTCCAAGGGGCGCTATCACGGTCGAGCCAGTCGGGCCGAACCGTACGTGCAGTGCGCGTGGCGGCTCGGCGTCGAGCGGGCTGATCATCCCACCAAGCCCGGCGAGGCCCGTAAGAGCTGGGTCGCTCCGAGCGACGACTGCCTCGACGAGGAGCGTCGGGTCCCAGAGCGCATGAGCGCCAACCCAACCGGAGCGCACGAGGGCCACGTCCACCAGGGCGATCGCGGTCGCTTCGAGCCGGCCGTTGAAGCGGACCTCCAACCGCGGCGTCTGCCGCACGTGTACCGCGTACCGCTCGGGATCGGAGGCGTACATGCCGGCCGCCAGCGCCGCCGCCGTGGGATCGACCGGCATGCAGAATGCATTGTTCGTGCCACCCGGCAGCGGCACGACGACGGCGGACGGCCATCCGCGCGCGACCGCGCGATTCGTGCCATCCCCGCCGATCGTGATGAGGCAGGCGGCACCGGCCTCGGCCATCGCCGTCGCGGCAGCCGTGGTGGCCGCCGCGTCGAGCGCCTCGGGACCGTCAGGGAGCTCCACCGCACGGAGGCAAAGCCCGGCGCGGCCGTCGAGGGAGAAACCGGCGGCGGCGAGCATGTCGACCGCCCGCTCGACGACGTGGGCGGGTTCCGGCATGAACAGCACGGTCCGGACACGGCCGGCGACCAGGCCGCGCAGGACGCGCGCGATGGCGTTCACGCGTTCGTGGACGTCGATCGTGCGGGCCAGCGACGTAAGACGACGCACGTCACGCGAGGCGCTGGCGTTGACGATGAGCCCGACAGTCGTCTGACGCCTCATCCCGTCCGCACCCTCCGGCTTGCCGGTAACCCGGAATGCCCCTCCCCGCCGGCGGGATGCCCCAAGCTCCCCACCGGGAAGAAGCGCCAGTGTGCTCGGGCGCAGCGGGCCGGGCAAGTGCACAGTGTACTGTTCGTACCGCGGGCCGACGGCAACGGCGATCGGCGGGCCCCGCCGGCACAGCCGGGCCACGATCATGGCCGCCGCGCAGCCGTGTTCGACCGTCGGCAGCAGCCCAGCCGGCCGCGCGGGAGCTCTCAGGCGAGGGCCGGCGTGTCGATCGCCCGTCCGCGGCCCAGCTCGCGGTCGACCGTTCACGTGCCTCCCTTCCTCGTGCCCGCGTGGCACACGGCGAGCGCCCCATCGGGCGTTCGCCCGACACGATCAGCTTCGCGCGACCAGCGGCACCCGCTGCATGCTCACGAGCACCCGCCCGATCGCGGCGGCCTGCAGAGCGCTCCGCGACGGGCGGTCAGTGTGACACGCGAGCCAAACAGCAGAACGACCATGGACGACGTGAACCGCGCTGGGCGGCGCTCGACGATCGTGACGAGCCAGCTCCCCGTCGCGCACTGGCACGAGGCCTTGGGCGAGTCCGCCCTCGGCCGATGCCACCCTCGACCGCCTCGTCCACCCGGGCCCACCACTGCGCGCGGTGCGCGGGCCGCGAGAAGCGCCTCGTCGAGGGGCTCGTCGGCTATGCGAGGCGGACGTACCTCGTGCCGGTCCCCGAGGTCGCCTCGCCCGACGAGCTCAGAGCTCCATACGCGCGGTCAGGACAGCGCGTGGCCCATCGTCCCGTTGAGGACAAGCCCTCCGTCAACCAGGAGCTCGTGACCGGTGACATAGCGGGACGCGTCGGACGCCAGAAAGACGATCGTGTCGGCGATCTCCTCGGGAATCGCAATGCGACCGAGCGCGATCCTCGCGTTGTACGCTCGCCTGACCTCGGGGGTGTATGCCTTGAGGTTGAGTGGCGTGTCCGTGGCCCCGGGCGCAATCGCATTGACGGTGATCCCGAGCGGTGCGAGCTCGAGGGCAAGCTCCTTGGTGAGCCCCACGATTCCGCCCTTGGCGGTCACGTACGCTGACATGTTGGCGATCGGTTGAACGTCGACGACGGACGTCACGTTGATGATGCGTCCACCGCCTTGCTTCGCCATTTGGCGCGCGGCTGCGCGTGACCCGTAGAAGTATCCGTTCAAGTTCGTCGCCAACAGCCCCGTCCACTCCTCGTCGGCCATCTCGAGGAATGGCCGGACGAGTAGCCGGGCCGCATTGTTGATCCAGACGTCGATGCCGCCCCACTCACCGACGACCGTTGCCGCGAGCCGGTCGATCGTTGCCGGATCCGCCGCGTCCCCCTGGAGCGTGAGGCACCGTCGCCCGGCTTCCTCGACCCTTCGTTTGGTGGCCTCGGCTCCCTCCGCATCGGATTGGTAGAGGCCGGCGACGTCCGCGCCGGCGTTGGCCAGCGCGACCGCGGCCGCCTGGCCGATGCCCCGTGAGATGCCGGTGATCACGACGCGCCGGCCGGTGAGCTCGAACATCAACCCGCCTCCGTACTCTCCTCAACGCCTCCAACGACTGACGCCCTCGCCGAGACCCTCAGGTCACCGGATCGTGTTCCCCCCGGCCTCGGGCGCCGGTGGCACCTCTCGATCGAGCCGAAGGATCGGCCCGAGTGCCGGCACCGGGCGCTCCGTGCTGCCGCGAAGGAGCAACTGGGTCGGCAAGACGTGGTGGGTCGGGACGAACGAATCCGCTGCCAGCTGCTTCAGGAGCAGCCTCACTGCCAAGCGTCCCAGCTGCTCGCTGTGCTGGTCAACCGTGGTAAGGCTCATCACGGGGGAAGCCGCGAGGTCGGTACCGTCAAAGCCGGCAAGCGCGATGTCGGTCGGCATCCGGAGCCCGCGCCTGACGAGGGCCTCCATCGCCCCGAGCGCCACGGAGTCGTTGATGGCGATGATTGCCGTTGGGCGTGATCCCTCGTCGAGCCAACGGAGGACGGTGG is part of the Chloroflexota bacterium genome and harbors:
- a CDS encoding alpha-ketoacid dehydrogenase subunit beta; this encodes MAIETKRLLTTSRAISEGIAQEMERDPSVFVMGEDIGTYGGIFGATEGLLAKFGPERVMDTPISETAFIGAAVGAAISGMRPIAELMFVDFFGVCMDQIYNHMAKIHYESGGNVKVPIVVTTAIGGGYGDGAQHSQTLYGTFAHLPGMKVVVPSTPYDAKGLMISAIRDDNPVVYMFHKGIMGLGWMTPNPRATAHVPEEPYAIPIGKADVKREGRDLTIVTVSLMVHRALDAAVDLATEGIDAEVLDLRSIVPLDREAILASVAKTHRLLVVDEDYRSFGMSGEVITTVIEGAFDHLDAPPVRLAYPDVPIPYSRPLEQFCLPSSDKIAAAARQLMGR
- a CDS encoding thiamine pyrophosphate-dependent dehydrogenase E1 component subunit alpha; this translates as MPDNKTLRDMHYQLVRIRLFEETIQKVYFEGKTPAFDIAAGTVPGEMHLAAGQEPVAVGVAAHLRPSDAVTATHRPHHIALAHGMDIRKLAAEIFGKETGLGHGKGGHMHLFDPATNFGCSGIIAEGMPTAVGHALAFKKQGRDDIAVSFFGEGAANQGAFHESLNLAALWRLGVVFVCEDNAWAISVPKDKATAIANNSDRAAAYGIPGVLVPDNDPVAIYEAAGEAVSRARRGGGPSLIEVKTDRLFGHFEGDAQAYRTPQELALLQERDAIRAFERRLIESADLTAKDAQDAWERARTEVDDAIDFARSSPYPEPSAALQHVFA
- a CDS encoding lipoate--protein ligase family protein, which gives rise to MTDAPLRFIADDGRREPRCNLAVDEALARAAGPEPALRFWRNDRCVILGRFQVADAEVDLGAAHRLGVPVYRRFTGGGAVYHDAGNLNVSLVAPRDHPLVERRLGAGLQGLYGAVLEPLATAVRTLGIPAGVAPRGLFVGGRKLGGVAAWVGGRTVLVHTTLLVDADLVTLERVLAGPGDPGNRRWRLTKSERAPVTSLARELDRATAPGASSARSDLRAIDDVVIDAFRAAAGDPSERPVTRDGLRAAELAVAADVLWSRYGKSAWHASG
- a CDS encoding NAD(+)/NADH kinase, which produces MRRQTTVGLIVNASASRDVRRLTSLARTIDVHERVNAIARVLRGLVAGRVRTVLFMPEPAHVVERAVDMLAAAGFSLDGRAGLCLRAVELPDGPEALDAAATTAAATAMAEAGAACLITIGGDGTNRAVARGWPSAVVVPLPGGTNNAFCMPVDPTAAALAAGMYASDPERYAVHVRQTPRLEVRFNGRLEATAIALVDVALVRSGWVGAHALWDPTLLVEAVVARSDPALTGLAGLGGMISPLDAEPPRALHVRFGPTGSTVIAPLGPGQLVPVGIRDWRVLALGESVGLGESTPAGGRPAPGDRRATSSDEDGRLTLAFDGEREVVLEPGVIARVSLAAGGPRVLDAHGLLQAAARRGAFVGTDANG
- a CDS encoding SDR family oxidoreductase, translated to MFELTGRRVVITGISRGIGQAAAVALANAGADVAGLYQSDAEGAEATKRRVEEAGRRCLTLQGDAADPATIDRLAATVVGEWGGIDVWINNAARLLVRPFLEMADEEWTGLLATNLNGYFYGSRAAARQMAKQGGGRIINVTSVVDVQPIANMSAYVTAKGGIVGLTKELALELAPLGITVNAIAPGATDTPLNLKAYTPEVRRAYNARIALGRIAIPEEIADTIVFLASDASRYVTGHELLVDGGLVLNGTMGHALS